The uncultured Ilyobacter sp. genome has a segment encoding these proteins:
- a CDS encoding glycerate kinase, with protein sequence MKVVVAIDSFKGSLSSLELGLLIEKGVKKVYKDAEVKKVPIADGGEGTVEALVEGTNGKFVKIKVHDPLMRVVDARYGIMGNNVAVIEMAEASGLPLLKPEERDLRKATTYGTGELIKDAIEKGCREFIIGIGGSATNDAGLGMMQALGYKFLDKDGEVLGYGGEIMGKVVEIDSREAIEGLDKCQFYVACDVDNPFYGPKGAAHVYSRQKGADDEMVEYLDSSLQKLALTLREKTGKDIADIPGAGAAGGLGGGFVAFLNGELKPGIDIILQEVGLAESIEGADFVITGEGKIDFQSVMGKAPMGVSKLTREKGIPVIAIAGCVADDAEAMHDHGLDAFFSTINYPVSLEEAMDKERAGIFVEKNIEEIFRLVKVCEKKFS encoded by the coding sequence ATGAAAGTCGTTGTAGCAATAGATTCATTTAAAGGAAGCCTTAGCTCACTTGAACTTGGACTGCTGATAGAAAAAGGAGTAAAAAAAGTATATAAGGATGCAGAAGTAAAAAAAGTTCCTATAGCAGACGGGGGAGAGGGGACGGTAGAAGCCCTTGTAGAGGGGACAAATGGAAAATTTGTAAAGATAAAAGTACATGACCCTCTCATGAGAGTTGTTGATGCAAGATATGGGATAATGGGAAATAATGTGGCTGTTATAGAGATGGCGGAAGCCTCTGGACTGCCCCTTTTAAAACCTGAGGAGAGAGATCTCAGAAAAGCTACAACATACGGTACCGGGGAACTAATCAAAGATGCTATTGAAAAGGGATGCAGAGAGTTTATCATCGGTATAGGGGGAAGTGCCACAAATGACGCAGGTCTTGGAATGATGCAGGCCCTTGGATATAAATTTTTGGATAAAGATGGGGAAGTTCTTGGTTACGGCGGAGAGATAATGGGAAAAGTCGTTGAGATAGACTCTAGAGAAGCTATAGAGGGTCTTGATAAGTGTCAATTTTATGTAGCTTGTGATGTGGATAATCCTTTCTATGGGCCTAAAGGGGCGGCACATGTGTATAGCAGGCAAAAGGGTGCCGATGATGAAATGGTGGAGTATCTGGACTCATCTCTTCAAAAGTTGGCTTTGACTTTGAGAGAAAAAACAGGTAAAGATATAGCAGATATACCGGGAGCAGGAGCGGCAGGAGGTCTAGGAGGAGGATTTGTGGCCTTCCTAAACGGGGAACTGAAGCCTGGGATAGATATAATTCTTCAGGAGGTAGGGCTTGCTGAGAGTATAGAGGGTGCGGACTTTGTAATAACCGGTGAAGGGAAAATAGACTTCCAGTCAGTTATGGGGAAAGCCCCAATGGGTGTATCTAAACTCACGAGGGAAAAAGGAATCCCCGTAATAGCAATAGCAGGATGCGTCGCAGATGATGCAGAGGCCATGCATGACCATGGTTTGGATGCCTTCTTCTCCACTATAAATTATCCTGTTTCTCTTGAAGAGGCAATGGATAAAGAAAGAGCCGGTATTTTTGTAGAAAAAAATATCGAAGAGATATTCAGGCTGGTAAAAGTCTGTGAAAAAAAGTTTAGCTAA
- a CDS encoding DUF2207 domain-containing protein, giving the protein MFRSSFKYILMLLLVLSMGVYGQEYFTIEDYIVDIKVNENNSYNIKEELIVNFDTERHGIYRDIPSTYNGKNVKIDNITVKGSPFKKLRSGNTTRIKIGDPYRYVLGEKKYIISYDYTVGDDANKKMDEFYHNIIGDRWNTTIKKVKFTIDMPSDFDKNKVNFTSGIRGSTDNSGIDYSIEGNTISGETLKPLGPREALTIALPLPEGYYRNTSKFNGPLDVLSYLKKWAGALFLTIISFVWFFFGRDRKIIETVEFYPPEGITPAEAGYMIDGSVDTKDVTSLLFYWAEKGYIEIEENDSDGMIEMLLGKDYTFIKLKDRKDAPYYETMMFNELFYIYGDGEKVRLSSLRNNFYKITNKVKSIIKKHKALKTQTLYTNTSKNLSALMKGLAILPVFLESYTRFYLLTGDLYIGLPFAGAVSLLIYGVTEKTIKFIMNFEVKREDMKLRFTRKLMNIIPFIVIIFVFFNIFRMANLGAIFSIVNFVIKAIIFIISFTLAEFTLKRTEYSTEVLGKLKGFRNFLIHAEKNRLEMLVKKNPQYYYNILPYAIVLGVTNVWADKFDGIANKPPRWYRGYRGFTTHSFIREINQSVRSIGNTMSSRPGSSSSSGGSSGGGSGGGGGGSW; this is encoded by the coding sequence ATGTTCAGGTCAAGTTTTAAATACATTCTCATGCTACTACTGGTTTTGTCTATGGGAGTCTATGGACAGGAATATTTTACAATAGAGGATTATATTGTGGACATCAAGGTAAATGAAAACAACAGCTACAATATCAAAGAAGAACTAATTGTAAATTTCGACACAGAGAGACACGGTATCTACCGGGACATCCCATCTACCTATAATGGTAAAAATGTAAAAATTGACAACATCACAGTAAAGGGTTCTCCCTTTAAAAAATTACGTTCTGGAAATACTACTCGAATAAAGATAGGAGATCCCTATAGATATGTTTTAGGAGAGAAAAAATATATTATTTCCTATGACTATACTGTCGGAGATGACGCCAATAAAAAAATGGACGAATTTTATCATAATATCATAGGGGACAGATGGAATACCACCATAAAAAAAGTAAAATTCACCATAGATATGCCCTCAGATTTTGACAAAAACAAAGTAAACTTCACCTCTGGAATCAGAGGAAGCACAGACAACTCTGGGATAGACTATAGTATAGAGGGAAATACAATAAGTGGAGAAACTCTAAAACCTTTGGGCCCTAGAGAAGCTTTGACAATAGCTCTTCCCCTCCCAGAAGGTTACTACAGAAACACCTCTAAATTCAATGGCCCCCTAGATGTGCTATCCTACTTGAAAAAATGGGCCGGAGCTTTATTTCTCACAATCATCTCCTTTGTATGGTTCTTTTTCGGAAGAGACAGAAAAATCATAGAAACAGTGGAGTTTTATCCTCCAGAAGGTATTACTCCAGCCGAGGCTGGCTATATGATAGATGGATCGGTAGATACCAAGGATGTCACTTCGCTTTTATTTTATTGGGCCGAAAAAGGTTATATTGAGATAGAAGAGAATGATTCCGATGGCATGATAGAGATGTTATTGGGAAAGGATTATACTTTTATAAAATTAAAAGACAGAAAAGATGCACCCTATTATGAGACCATGATGTTCAATGAACTCTTTTACATATATGGTGACGGTGAAAAGGTAAGACTCTCATCTCTCAGAAATAATTTTTATAAAATAACAAATAAGGTAAAAAGCATCATAAAAAAACATAAAGCCCTTAAAACTCAAACTTTATATACAAATACAAGTAAAAATCTTTCCGCCCTAATGAAGGGTCTGGCCATACTTCCTGTGTTTTTAGAAAGTTATACCAGATTTTATCTTCTCACTGGTGACCTTTATATCGGTCTTCCATTTGCAGGGGCTGTTTCCCTATTGATTTACGGTGTTACAGAAAAAACTATAAAATTCATTATGAATTTTGAAGTGAAAAGAGAGGATATGAAACTGAGGTTCACAAGAAAACTCATGAATATAATACCTTTTATAGTTATAATATTTGTGTTTTTTAATATATTCAGAATGGCTAATCTAGGTGCTATCTTTAGTATCGTTAACTTTGTTATAAAGGCAATAATTTTTATTATCTCATTTACCCTTGCAGAATTCACCCTCAAAAGGACAGAATACAGTACTGAAGTTTTGGGGAAATTAAAGGGATTCAGAAACTTTTTGATACATGCAGAAAAGAACAGACTGGAAATGCTGGTAAAGAAAAACCCCCAGTATTATTACAACATACTGCCCTATGCAATAGTTCTAGGAGTTACAAATGTGTGGGCGGACAAATTTGACGGTATCGCTAACAAACCACCTCGGTGGTATAGGGGGTATAGAGGGTTTACGACTCACTCTTTTATAAGAGAGATAAATCAATCTGTAAGGTCTATAGGAAACACAATGAGCTCAAGGCCTGGCTCTTCGTCTTCTAGCGGTGGATCTTCTGGAGGAGGTTCAGGAGGAGGTGGCGGCGGAAGCTGGTGA
- a CDS encoding LemA family protein, with translation MIFFAAIIIIAGIYSTMSYNGFVQLQNIVEEAFSTMDVYLKKRYDLIPNLVETVKGYANHESKTLENVIEKRNMAMNAGNLKDRQKMEGELTGALKTIFALSESYPDLKANGNFMKLQGQLETIEGDILQSRKYYNGVVRSFNTKCETFPSLIIAKMFSFTQKEYFEITEEKERSNVQVKF, from the coding sequence ATGATATTTTTTGCAGCGATTATTATAATCGCAGGAATTTACTCTACAATGAGCTACAACGGTTTTGTCCAGCTCCAAAATATTGTAGAAGAGGCGTTCTCAACAATGGATGTCTATCTAAAGAAAAGATATGACCTTATACCCAATCTGGTAGAGACGGTAAAGGGATATGCCAACCATGAAAGTAAGACTCTTGAAAATGTCATAGAAAAAAGAAATATGGCTATGAATGCGGGGAATCTCAAAGACCGTCAAAAGATGGAAGGAGAACTCACAGGGGCACTAAAAACTATCTTTGCGCTGTCTGAAAGCTATCCTGATCTAAAGGCTAATGGTAACTTTATGAAACTTCAGGGACAGCTCGAAACTATAGAGGGAGATATCCTCCAGTCTAGAAAGTATTATAACGGTGTGGTGAGGTCCTTTAATACAAAATGCGAAACCTTTCCAAGCCTGATTATAGCAAAGATGTTCTCTTTTACACAAAAAGAGTATTTTGAAATTACAGAAGAAAAGGAGAGATCAAATGTTCAGGTCAAGTTTTAA
- a CDS encoding YihY/virulence factor BrkB family protein, with product MKFVSNLRNIYSNIMNESLYTYDSSKKKAASLVRMSVFTAENYRKTRSNLWASSISYYALLSIVPILAIAFSIAKGLGVEELIRNEILKNSPLQEDALEKLILFSEKLMSSAKGGVLAGVGFVFLGWSVIKIFTLIEKSFNEIWGVKRQRTIIRKFTDYFSIVLMFPMVLLFSNGVVTTLQMHFIREGSPLFFIIHWIPYLLLISFFTLLYLIIPNTKVNFSHALLAGIVVGVLFQGLQLSMIKFQVILLNYNKIYGSFSVIPVFMIWQKIVWIIIILGAHLSFVLQNSYKFSYTIAEVNLTFASKRDILFIICHIMAKNYEEEGPSLTAEFIAEKLSIATGTISEMLEILLHLGIIVELFSPVEDREFKLKKNINTFTVKEFLDLLENYGFIQNIQGDEEIMSTVTNFHKVYRGNEWETLIKDI from the coding sequence ATGAAGTTCGTCAGCAATCTAAGAAATATTTACAGTAATATAATGAATGAAAGTCTTTATACATATGACTCTAGTAAAAAAAAGGCGGCCTCGCTAGTAAGAATGTCTGTTTTCACCGCTGAAAATTACAGGAAAACCCGTTCAAATTTATGGGCATCTTCGATATCCTATTATGCCCTCCTTTCTATAGTTCCAATCCTGGCAATAGCTTTTAGTATAGCAAAGGGACTAGGAGTAGAAGAGCTGATCAGAAATGAGATTTTAAAAAACTCTCCTCTTCAGGAAGATGCTCTCGAAAAACTTATTCTCTTTTCTGAAAAACTAATGTCTAGTGCCAAGGGTGGAGTGCTTGCTGGAGTGGGATTTGTATTTTTAGGCTGGTCGGTAATAAAAATTTTTACCCTTATAGAAAAATCCTTTAATGAAATATGGGGAGTAAAAAGACAGCGAACTATAATCAGAAAATTTACAGACTATTTTTCCATAGTTCTCATGTTTCCAATGGTTTTGCTCTTTTCAAACGGTGTTGTTACTACCCTTCAGATGCATTTTATACGCGAGGGATCTCCTTTATTTTTTATAATACACTGGATACCTTATCTACTTTTAATATCGTTTTTTACACTGTTGTATCTTATTATACCCAATACCAAGGTTAATTTTTCACATGCTCTTCTGGCAGGGATAGTTGTGGGCGTACTTTTTCAAGGGCTTCAGCTGTCTATGATAAAATTCCAGGTTATTCTTTTAAACTATAACAAGATCTACGGAAGTTTTTCGGTTATACCTGTATTTATGATATGGCAGAAAATAGTCTGGATAATAATAATTTTAGGGGCACATCTGTCTTTTGTACTCCAAAACTCTTATAAATTCAGCTATACCATAGCAGAAGTAAATCTAACTTTTGCTTCTAAACGGGATATACTATTTATTATATGTCATATCATGGCAAAAAATTATGAGGAGGAGGGCCCTTCCCTAACTGCAGAGTTTATAGCTGAAAAACTTTCTATAGCCACAGGAACAATAAGCGAGATGCTAGAGATACTTCTACACTTAGGTATCATCGTAGAACTGTTTTCTCCTGTTGAAGATAGGGAGTTTAAGCTGAAGAAAAATATAAATACTTTTACAGTAAAGGAGTTTTTAGACCTTCTTGAAAACTATGGCTTTATTCAGAATATTCAGGGTGATGAGGAGATTATGTCTACAGTTACAAATTTTCATAAGGTTTATAGGGGAAATGAATGGGAGACTCTTATCAAAGATATTTAA
- a CDS encoding SIMPL domain-containing protein, translating into MKKIVVLLLFCLSVLSYGEAPITRTINVQGNSQVSAVPDTVTITAMAESIDIELSKAANENNKIIRDAREFLLREGIGKDEIYTSRYTVSQQIERLSKNVPGVRKYFVKNEIVITSKKIDKIGEIITALEKAKINNVQGLSYSSSKSKIYEKEAMVLAYKDAKEKAKAIATLEGFSIVPMSINSSVYFPRNTNYMVQADSFSKAAPAPIYTPKTIDITGNINVTFQLKK; encoded by the coding sequence ATGAAAAAAATAGTTGTTCTGCTGCTGTTTTGTTTATCTGTTTTAAGCTACGGTGAGGCACCCATAACTAGAACTATAAATGTCCAGGGAAACTCACAGGTATCTGCTGTACCTGATACTGTAACCATAACTGCTATGGCAGAAAGTATAGATATAGAGCTCTCTAAGGCTGCAAATGAAAACAACAAAATAATAAGAGATGCCAGAGAATTTTTGTTGAGAGAGGGTATAGGAAAGGATGAGATTTATACTTCTAGATACACTGTATCCCAGCAAATAGAGAGACTGTCAAAAAATGTTCCTGGAGTGAGAAAGTATTTTGTAAAAAATGAGATTGTTATAACTTCAAAAAAAATAGACAAGATAGGAGAGATAATAACAGCTCTTGAAAAGGCAAAAATAAACAACGTCCAGGGACTCAGCTATTCCTCTTCTAAAAGTAAAATATATGAAAAAGAGGCTATGGTTCTAGCCTATAAGGATGCCAAAGAGAAGGCAAAAGCAATAGCGACCTTGGAGGGTTTTTCTATTGTTCCCATGTCAATTAATTCAAGTGTCTATTTCCCTAGAAATACAAACTATATGGTCCAGGCAGATAGCTTTTCTAAAGCTGCTCCTGCCCCTATATACACTCCTAAAACCATTGATATAACAGGGAATATAAATGTTACCTTCCAATTAAAAAAATAA
- a CDS encoding MgtC/SapB family protein, protein MERYMIDEWEIVLRVCSALLAGGIIGWERERRGKAAGFVTNMLVCVGAATISAIQVLIIRDSLELIASDPNNALVFKSDLSRMTAQIISGVGFLGAGAIIHEKGSIKGITTAAIIWVVAAIGIAFGMGFYFLGTIVTVIVFFVIYTLKKAELNYISKRNRNCEPFLED, encoded by the coding sequence ATGGAACGATACATGATAGATGAGTGGGAGATTGTTTTAAGAGTCTGCAGTGCCCTCCTAGCAGGGGGAATCATCGGATGGGAACGGGAAAGAAGAGGAAAAGCAGCGGGCTTTGTGACCAATATGCTCGTGTGTGTTGGAGCCGCTACAATATCTGCAATACAGGTACTTATTATCAGGGATTCTTTAGAGCTTATCGCCTCAGATCCCAATAATGCCCTTGTATTTAAAAGTGACCTTTCTAGAATGACGGCTCAGATTATATCAGGAGTAGGATTTCTAGGGGCAGGAGCCATTATCCATGAAAAAGGAAGTATAAAAGGTATAACCACAGCGGCTATAATATGGGTAGTTGCAGCTATAGGCATAGCTTTTGGTATGGGGTTTTACTTCTTAGGAACTATCGTAACTGTAATAGTTTTCTTTGTGATATACACCTTGAAAAAAGCTGAACTAAATTATATCAGCAAAAGAAATAGAAACTGCGAACCCTTTTTAGAGGATTAA
- the pepV gene encoding dipeptidase PepV, protein MNLQEKAISYKEEVINAIQEAIRIKSVEEAPLPGKPFGKGPAEALSYFLQLGESMGFEVENFDNYAGHIDFGSGDETIGILGHVDVVPEGEGWSHPPYAGEIEDGKIYGRGVLDDKGPMITCLYAMKAIKDSGLKTGKKIRMILGANEESGWGCMDHYFGKLNMPHPDLSFTPDSTFPVTFAEKGIMQVVLKKRYENSENIKIKGGNAFNSVSEKAFLEISEDSGKIISDHINSFNKDKNYKIEMEKKSGNLIFTSNGKSAHASRPDKGYNAISALMKLISESGYRGGALEEIGIFFSEKIKMETNGRSMGIAFEDQDSGQLSLNIGMISLENNNLEISVDIRYPVTVEKDAVLKGIEKNASEFGMEMEITGGKDPLYVPRDHFLVKTLMDVYKDVTGDMDAQPIAIGGGTYARAIKNCVAFGSLLKDQEDNMHQKDEYLEIGKIDTWLKIYAEAIYKLAK, encoded by the coding sequence ATGAACTTACAGGAAAAAGCTATAAGTTACAAAGAAGAAGTAATAAATGCAATACAAGAGGCCATTAGAATAAAAAGTGTAGAGGAGGCTCCCCTTCCTGGTAAACCGTTCGGAAAAGGTCCTGCAGAGGCACTCAGTTATTTTCTCCAGTTAGGAGAAAGTATGGGATTTGAAGTAGAGAACTTTGATAATTATGCAGGTCATATAGACTTTGGTTCTGGAGATGAAACAATAGGTATATTAGGTCATGTAGACGTGGTCCCAGAGGGTGAGGGATGGAGTCATCCTCCCTATGCAGGAGAGATAGAAGACGGCAAAATATACGGACGAGGGGTTCTTGATGACAAGGGTCCTATGATAACATGCCTTTACGCAATGAAGGCCATCAAAGATTCGGGACTTAAAACAGGTAAAAAAATAAGAATGATTCTGGGAGCCAATGAGGAATCAGGTTGGGGATGTATGGATCATTACTTTGGAAAACTTAATATGCCTCATCCAGACCTTTCTTTTACACCTGATTCCACTTTCCCTGTTACCTTTGCTGAAAAAGGAATCATGCAGGTGGTTTTAAAGAAAAGATATGAAAATTCAGAAAATATCAAAATAAAAGGTGGAAATGCCTTTAATTCTGTTTCTGAAAAAGCCTTTTTAGAGATTTCTGAAGATTCTGGAAAAATAATCTCAGATCACATCAATTCTTTCAATAAAGATAAAAATTATAAGATAGAGATGGAAAAAAAATCAGGAAATCTTATCTTTACATCCAATGGTAAATCTGCCCATGCTTCTAGACCAGATAAGGGGTACAATGCTATCTCGGCACTGATGAAACTCATATCTGAGTCAGGGTATAGAGGGGGAGCCTTAGAAGAGATAGGAATATTTTTCTCTGAAAAAATAAAAATGGAGACCAACGGCAGATCTATGGGGATAGCCTTTGAAGACCAGGATTCTGGTCAGCTGAGTCTCAACATCGGTATGATCTCTCTAGAAAACAACAATTTAGAAATCTCAGTTGATATAAGATATCCTGTGACTGTGGAAAAAGATGCAGTGCTCAAGGGAATAGAAAAAAATGCTTCAGAATTTGGAATGGAAATGGAAATAACTGGAGGTAAGGACCCTCTATACGTTCCTAGAGACCACTTCCTTGTAAAAACACTTATGGATGTCTATAAGGATGTGACCGGTGATATGGACGCCCAGCCTATCGCTATAGGGGGAGGTACCTATGCCAGAGCTATAAAAAACTGCGTAGCATTCGGTTCACTCTTAAAAGATCAGGAAGACAATATGCACCAAAAGGACGAATATCTTGAGATAGGTAAAATAGATACTTGGCTCAAAATATACGCAGAAGCCATATATAAACTTGCAAAATAG
- a CDS encoding GNAT family N-acetyltransferase, with the protein MEILHNESEKIFSIEKDGLVIAELTYVYGGEGKIAINHTYVEPEYRGDGLAQELAIESVKYARENNYKIIPVCSFAVTFFRRHEEYADVLL; encoded by the coding sequence ATGGAGATTTTACACAATGAAAGTGAGAAAATATTTTCTATTGAGAAAGATGGACTAGTAATAGCTGAGCTGACTTATGTCTACGGTGGTGAGGGAAAAATAGCTATAAATCATACATATGTTGAGCCTGAATATAGAGGTGATGGATTAGCACAAGAACTTGCAATAGAAAGTGTAAAATACGCAAGAGAAAACAACTATAAGATAATTCCCGTGTGCAGCTTTGCAGTTACTTTTTTCAGAAGACATGAAGAGTATGCAGATGTTTTACTTTAG
- a CDS encoding MerR family transcriptional regulator, whose amino-acid sequence MDSNNFLKISEFGRLGKTSRKMLIHYDKIGILKPAYTDPNTKYRYYSIQQIKSLAMIKSLQAIGVSLGEIKEKYLNTNMKDYLKNLKKEEKIIEKKFAEIQMAKKILADKLNCLEEIIELKDEIEFKLREMPLRYLVYSNIRSKNLEDLPPVILSLEKKILEKDVLVMGDVAAVKKSSKNKEEEEISLGIFSKVDKSAEGVQNHKFDKGDYLCFYRKGFFLDGENSHIVEEWCIKNGYTVVGETVIIPLLLPFLNIEGSMYQVQIRVKKL is encoded by the coding sequence ATGGATTCTAATAACTTTTTAAAAATAAGTGAATTTGGCAGGTTGGGCAAAACATCTAGAAAAATGCTTATACATTATGACAAAATAGGCATACTTAAACCTGCATATACAGACCCTAATACAAAGTACAGGTACTACTCCATACAGCAGATCAAGTCTCTGGCAATGATAAAATCTCTCCAGGCCATAGGAGTGTCCCTAGGAGAGATCAAAGAAAAATATTTAAACACCAATATGAAAGACTATTTAAAAAATCTCAAAAAAGAGGAAAAGATAATTGAAAAAAAATTTGCAGAGATACAGATGGCAAAAAAAATATTGGCTGATAAACTGAACTGCTTGGAAGAGATAATAGAGCTCAAAGATGAAATAGAATTCAAACTCAGAGAGATGCCTCTCAGATACCTCGTCTACTCTAATATAAGGAGTAAAAATCTCGAAGATCTCCCACCTGTAATTCTCAGTCTGGAGAAAAAAATTCTTGAAAAAGATGTTTTGGTGATGGGAGATGTGGCCGCAGTAAAGAAATCTTCAAAGAATAAAGAAGAAGAAGAAATTTCCCTTGGCATATTTAGTAAAGTGGACAAGTCTGCAGAGGGAGTTCAAAATCACAAGTTTGATAAGGGAGATTATCTCTGTTTCTATAGAAAAGGATTTTTTTTAGACGGGGAAAATTCTCATATTGTAGAGGAGTGGTGCATTAAAAATGGTTATACCGTTGTTGGAGAAACTGTTATTATCCCTTTGTTACTACCATTCTTAAATATAGAAGGAAGTATGTATCAAGTTCAAATCAGAGTAAAAAAACTCTAA
- a CDS encoding DMT family transporter, with protein MFFLLAFLTGIVINIQLICNSSLAKKIGLINATFINFFLAFVFIFIYKAVNFDLYNFSNISDIPFIFFSGGLLVIIITLLANFLIPKLPLIYSTIFTFLGQIITSLILDSIYGYQFPLSKLMGISFIFTGILYIIAYDYLEKRFSKKEIIR; from the coding sequence ATGTTCTTTTTACTGGCTTTTTTAACTGGAATTGTCATCAACATTCAGCTGATATGTAACTCATCGCTGGCAAAAAAAATAGGCCTAATAAATGCAACTTTTATAAATTTTTTCCTAGCCTTTGTTTTCATTTTTATATATAAGGCAGTTAACTTTGATCTTTATAATTTTTCAAATATTTCCGATATACCTTTTATATTTTTTTCAGGTGGTCTTTTAGTAATCATTATAACACTTTTGGCAAATTTTTTAATCCCGAAATTGCCTCTTATTTACAGCACTATTTTTACTTTTTTAGGACAGATCATAACCAGCCTTATTTTAGACTCTATATATGGATACCAGTTTCCACTGAGTAAGTTAATGGGTATATCCTTTATATTCACAGGGATACTGTATATAATAGCCTATGACTATCTGGAGAAAAGATTTTCAAAAAAAGAGATAATCAGGTAA
- a CDS encoding DMT family transporter, whose protein sequence is MNYHIGNMFTGGLISLLIFSNGILSKFVGDSEAVFIIHTLAFLSILAVKLFTRTKIEKFPAGIYLYAGGILSIFIIFLESVTMKKIGVSFTVLFLIIGQLTSSLIIDHFGLLGRSIHKFNLKKSMGLILIFAGIIIINI, encoded by the coding sequence ATGAATTATCATATAGGAAACATGTTTACCGGGGGACTGATAAGCCTCCTGATTTTTTCAAATGGAATTTTATCAAAGTTTGTAGGTGATTCAGAGGCTGTTTTTATTATACATACGCTTGCTTTTTTATCCATACTTGCAGTGAAGCTTTTTACCAGGACCAAAATTGAAAAGTTCCCAGCTGGGATATATTTATATGCTGGTGGTATTCTTAGTATATTTATTATCTTCCTTGAAAGCGTCACAATGAAAAAAATCGGAGTTTCTTTCACAGTACTGTTTTTAATAATAGGTCAGCTCACCTCTTCTCTCATCATCGATCATTTTGGATTATTGGGAAGATCGATCCATAAGTTCAATCTAAAGAAAAGCATGGGACTTATACTTATTTTTGCAGGAATAATCATAATAAACATATAA
- a CDS encoding Crp/Fnr family transcriptional regulator codes for MDSSREIEKFIKKYDLEKYLEGYNYWDMEIKILEKGSYLMMSGMDKRKLYLFLDGLLKVTLLSSEGDEMLLELTKPFDILGDVEFLLEEDVHYNIQIKERSTFLELDFDKAVKNIRFYELMAKTLAKKLRNTSKKYSVKKLCTSRVLVAKFITENREYFSSTIKYGDISKLLGLSERQLRRILKDFEDRGLIERKGRKIDIQNEEGIKRLTY; via the coding sequence ATGGACAGCAGCAGAGAAATAGAAAAGTTTATAAAAAAATATGATTTGGAAAAATATTTAGAAGGCTATAACTACTGGGATATGGAGATAAAAATACTTGAAAAAGGTTCATATCTAATGATGTCTGGCATGGATAAGAGAAAGCTATATCTCTTTCTAGATGGACTTTTGAAAGTAACCCTGTTGTCTAGTGAAGGTGATGAGATGCTTCTCGAATTAACCAAGCCCTTTGATATTCTAGGTGACGTAGAGTTTCTTTTAGAAGAGGATGTCCACTATAACATACAGATAAAAGAAAGAAGTACCTTTCTAGAGCTTGATTTTGACAAGGCGGTAAAAAATATAAGATTTTACGAACTGATGGCAAAGACTTTGGCCAAAAAACTTCGAAATACATCTAAAAAATATTCCGTAAAAAAGCTATGCACCAGTAGGGTACTTGTAGCAAAGTTTATCACCGAAAACAGAGAATATTTTTCAAGTACGATAAAATACGGGGATATTTCAAAACTACTAGGCTTATCCGAACGGCAGCTGAGAAGAATTTTAAAGGATTTTGAAGATAGGGGGCTCATAGAAAGAAAGGGGAGAAAAATAGATATCCAAAATGAAGAGGGAATAAAAAGATTAACATATTAA